The following is a genomic window from Patescibacteria group bacterium.
TTGATTGCATCATAGACCCTTTGCATCTTCCTTACCTCCAGAGTGCGCGCACTGTTTCTGCTGGAACCATTTTGATTCCGCGAGCGCAAGAAAGGGGAACATCAGTAACCACATCATTTTTGATTGCTACCATTCTGCCAAAATTTCCAGATTCTGCAAGTTGCAAAGCATGCTTTGCAAATCTTCTCGCCAAAATCTTATCAAATGCATTTGGAAATCCGCCACGAACAGAATCGCCAAGCTGAGTCCAACGAGTTTCAATTCCAGTTTTTTCTTGAATAACTTTTGCCAAAATCCTTGCTACACCTCTTTCACGTAGCAATTCATGATCAAAACCATCCAGAACTTTTGCTTCGTTACAACCATCAGGTTTGACATTTTCAGCGCAGACAACCAAGCCACTTACAGCATTTCTTGATGTAAAATGTTTGCACATTGCATCAACATCAAGAGGAAATTCTGGGAGTACAATCCAATCAGCAAATGAGGAAACTCCAGCATAAAGCGCCAACCATCCAGCATGTCTGCCCAAAGTTTCAACAACTTCAATTCTCTGATGAGCAAAAGCAGAATCGC
Proteins encoded in this region:
- a CDS encoding 6-phosphofructokinase; the encoded protein is MSLRIASVTGGGHCPGINDVFANLIDLCQGHQLFGYENGWKGLSEDYLCDLSDRDLISRFSASTSSYLGTSRLDPFKAGNEEHLRWIQKALKKFDCLIAVGGEDTLGVASKLSDLGFPVIGIPKTLDNDLPETDYAIGFMTVVDNSIRAILNARDSAFAHQRIEVVETLGRHAGWLALYAGVSSFADWIVLPEFPLDVDAMCKHFTSRNAVSGLVVCAENVKPDGCNEAKVLDGFDHELLRERGVARILAKVIQEKTGIETRWTQLGDSVRGGFPNAFDKILARRFAKHALQLAESGNFGRMVAIKNDVVTDVPLSCARGIKMVPAETVRALWR